A portion of the Rhodococcus pseudokoreensis genome contains these proteins:
- a CDS encoding methionine ABC transporter permease, translating into MTTNWDKLRPVLFESIGTTIYMVLITLVVGGLIGLVVGTLLYATRKGGILQNTVAHTVLNVLVNIVRPIPFIILLAALGPVTLAVVGRTIGTEAAIFVMIIASSFAIARIVEQNLVTVDPGVIEAARAMGAGPLRIIVTLLIPEALGPLILGYTFVLIGIVDMSAMAGTIGGGGLGDFALVYGYQRFDWQVTLVATLVIILLVQASQFFGNWLARKALRR; encoded by the coding sequence ATGACCACGAACTGGGACAAACTGCGCCCCGTGCTGTTCGAATCCATCGGCACCACCATCTACATGGTGCTGATCACACTGGTGGTCGGCGGGCTGATCGGGCTCGTGGTGGGCACGCTGCTGTACGCCACCCGGAAGGGCGGGATCCTCCAGAACACGGTCGCCCACACGGTGCTGAACGTCCTGGTGAACATCGTGCGGCCGATTCCGTTCATCATCCTGCTCGCCGCGCTGGGGCCCGTCACCCTCGCCGTCGTCGGCCGGACCATCGGCACCGAGGCGGCGATCTTCGTGATGATCATCGCGTCGTCGTTCGCCATCGCCCGCATCGTGGAACAGAACCTGGTGACCGTGGATCCCGGGGTGATCGAGGCGGCCCGCGCGATGGGCGCCGGTCCCCTGCGGATCATCGTCACCCTGCTGATCCCCGAAGCCCTGGGCCCGCTGATCCTCGGCTACACGTTCGTCCTCATCGGCATCGTGGACATGTCCGCGATGGCGGGCACCATCGGCGGCGGCGGGCTCGGCGACTTCGCTCTCGTCTACGGCTACCAGCGCTTCGACTGGCAGGTGACCCTCGTCGCCACACTCGTCATCATCCTGCTCGTCCAGGCCTCCCAGTTCTTCGGCAACTGGCTGGCGCGAAAGGCGTTGCGCCGCTGA
- a CDS encoding aminotransferase class I/II-fold pyridoxal phosphate-dependent enzyme, with protein MSAVLESETIAPEWLLERIDGRTAELADAVADLIRSGELSPGDRLPTVRALAKATDLSVGAIVTAWGRLQEQGFVQTRRRGGTVVLPPLDSVPERGIPDWRGVDLAQNAPDLALQPSLSDALLSSLDAETLNVFGRELMTERLRNAVAPGWPFEPEAWATAGGGTEALLLAVEAAAPPGSRVAVDEPLGPGVLDTLRDLGLDAVGVGADRDGPRPDALDEALTAGAVLFVFQPGAPFAVDHAVSARRTRELADVLRRHPAVWVVEDDSIGPLEPDQPPSLGCELPQRVVRIRSYCKAYGIDVRTSVLGGSRELIEKAMKVRSHGVGSNSRILQNTLAHLIGSADAEYAVTAAHERYATRRTTLLEALIDRGIEAFAGPHSLVVWVTVSDETAALVALARQGISVGAGSRSFVRSPARQLLRLSATQLPDDAELIGQLADVVAVAVAESSREFFD; from the coding sequence ATGTCAGCGGTGCTGGAGTCGGAGACGATTGCTCCGGAGTGGTTGCTCGAACGAATCGACGGCCGCACCGCGGAACTCGCCGACGCCGTCGCCGACCTCATCCGGTCGGGTGAGCTGAGCCCCGGCGACCGCCTGCCGACCGTCCGCGCACTCGCGAAAGCGACCGACCTCAGCGTCGGTGCGATCGTCACCGCGTGGGGCCGGTTGCAGGAGCAGGGTTTCGTGCAGACCCGCCGCCGCGGCGGCACCGTCGTACTTCCGCCGCTCGACAGTGTGCCCGAGCGCGGCATCCCCGACTGGCGCGGTGTCGACCTGGCGCAGAACGCGCCCGACCTGGCGCTGCAGCCGTCCCTGTCCGACGCTCTGCTGTCCAGCCTGGACGCCGAGACGTTGAATGTGTTCGGGCGGGAACTGATGACCGAGCGGCTGCGCAACGCCGTCGCGCCGGGGTGGCCGTTCGAACCGGAGGCCTGGGCGACCGCGGGTGGTGGCACCGAGGCGCTGCTGCTGGCGGTGGAGGCGGCGGCGCCGCCCGGGTCCCGGGTGGCGGTCGACGAGCCCCTCGGCCCGGGCGTGCTCGACACTCTCCGCGACCTGGGACTGGATGCGGTCGGCGTCGGCGCCGACCGCGACGGTCCCCGGCCGGACGCGCTCGACGAGGCCCTGACGGCCGGTGCGGTTCTGTTCGTGTTCCAGCCCGGGGCGCCGTTCGCCGTCGACCACGCGGTCAGCGCGCGGCGCACCCGCGAACTCGCCGACGTGCTGCGACGGCATCCGGCGGTCTGGGTGGTCGAGGACGACTCGATCGGACCGCTCGAACCGGACCAGCCGCCGTCGCTGGGATGCGAACTGCCGCAGCGTGTTGTCCGGATCCGCAGCTACTGCAAGGCGTACGGGATCGACGTGCGGACGTCCGTGCTCGGCGGCTCCCGCGAATTGATCGAGAAGGCCATGAAGGTGCGCAGTCACGGCGTCGGCTCGAACAGCCGGATCCTGCAGAACACCCTCGCCCACCTGATCGGCAGCGCCGACGCCGAATACGCGGTCACGGCGGCACACGAACGCTACGCCACCAGGCGCACGACGCTGCTCGAGGCCCTGATCGACCGCGGCATCGAGGCTTTCGCCGGCCCGCACAGTCTCGTCGTGTGGGTGACGGTGTCGGACGAGACAGCGGCGCTGGTCGCGTTGGCGCGGCAGGGCATCTCCGTGGGAGCGGGATCGCGGTCGTTCGTGCGGTCACCCGCACGTCAGCTGCTGCGCCTGTCGGCCACCCAATTGCCCGACGACGCCGAGCTGATCGGGCAGCTCGCCGACGTCGTCGCGGTGGCGGTAGCGGAGTCGTCGCGCGAGTTCTTCGACTGA
- a CDS encoding ABC transporter ATP-binding protein: MSESLLRMTDVRVERGLRGDRRQILHGVDLTIDAGEKVGLIGESGSGKTTLARTILGLITPTAGSIEIGGQRVDDLPAAQRRAHRRTGTVQYVFQDPLLSLDPDIPVGESIAEGLIVRGGLDRDVVRSKVAAVLSSVGLDADIAVRIPAELSGGQRQRIAIARALVLDPALLLLDEPVSALDSVNRIQILKLLTELGHSRQLAQLFISHDLGAVAALVDRIVVLYRGNIVEDGPTHQVISDPQHPYTALLVGSAPTLSGGAVTRERRRELRLRLP; encoded by the coding sequence GTGTCTGAGTCGTTGCTGCGCATGACCGATGTCCGGGTGGAGCGTGGGCTCCGCGGGGACCGCAGGCAGATTCTGCACGGCGTCGACCTGACGATCGACGCCGGCGAGAAGGTGGGTCTGATCGGCGAAAGCGGCTCCGGGAAAACGACACTGGCCCGCACGATTCTCGGGCTGATCACCCCGACGGCCGGATCGATCGAGATCGGTGGCCAGCGCGTCGACGACCTGCCCGCCGCGCAACGCCGGGCGCACCGGCGGACGGGGACCGTCCAGTACGTGTTCCAGGACCCGCTGCTGAGCCTCGACCCGGACATCCCGGTGGGCGAGTCGATCGCCGAGGGGCTGATCGTGCGCGGCGGGCTGGACCGTGACGTCGTGCGGTCGAAGGTCGCGGCGGTGCTGAGCAGCGTCGGACTCGACGCCGACATCGCGGTCAGGATTCCCGCGGAACTGTCGGGTGGGCAGCGTCAGCGGATCGCGATCGCACGGGCCCTGGTGCTGGATCCGGCGCTGCTGCTGCTCGACGAACCGGTGAGCGCCCTCGACTCGGTCAACCGCATCCAGATCCTGAAACTGCTCACCGAACTCGGGCATTCGCGGCAACTCGCTCAGCTGTTCATCTCCCACGACCTGGGAGCCGTCGCCGCGCTGGTCGACCGGATCGTCGTGCTGTACCGCGGCAACATCGTCGAGGACGGACCGACCCACCAGGTGATCTCCGATCCCCAGCACCCCTACACCGCGCTCCTCGTCGGATCGGCGCCCACCCTGAGCGGTGGCGCCGTGACCCGCGAGCGTCGCCGGGAGTTGAGGCTCCGCCTCCCGTGA
- a CDS encoding ABC transporter permease, with product MLTAILRYHSARAAVIVLGLIVVLAVFGPVLAPFDPLEQDTAAILQGPSGTHWLGTDNVGRDVFSRLLAGSTVSVLSALQCVVVGFLLGVIPGFLSVYLGRSVGWFTLRLMDALITLPFLVFAVAMTALLGNGLAQAMFAVGILIAPAFYRVTRAAALTVANSQYVEAAELMGADTSWIIRRHAVRKVLPAVGVTFAAMTGASLVIVSSLTFLGIGVVPPDPTWGGLLASGLQYLYQVPFGPVVPALLIVATVWALNAIADALRDATGRPARRAPRKEEVTSDVH from the coding sequence ATGCTCACAGCAATTCTGCGCTATCACTCCGCTCGCGCCGCGGTGATCGTCCTCGGGCTGATCGTGGTGCTCGCGGTCTTCGGGCCCGTGCTTGCGCCGTTCGACCCGCTCGAGCAGGACACGGCAGCAATCCTGCAGGGCCCGAGTGGAACTCACTGGCTCGGGACGGACAACGTCGGGCGGGACGTGTTCAGCCGGTTGCTGGCGGGTTCGACCGTGTCGGTGCTGTCGGCGCTGCAGTGCGTCGTCGTCGGATTCCTCCTCGGCGTGATCCCGGGCTTCCTGTCGGTGTATCTCGGGCGCAGCGTGGGATGGTTCACGCTCCGGCTGATGGATGCGCTCATCACGCTGCCGTTCCTCGTGTTCGCCGTCGCGATGACCGCGCTGCTCGGAAACGGACTCGCGCAGGCGATGTTCGCCGTCGGCATCCTCATCGCGCCCGCGTTCTACCGAGTCACGCGCGCCGCGGCGCTGACCGTGGCCAACTCCCAATACGTCGAGGCCGCCGAACTGATGGGCGCCGACACGTCCTGGATCATCCGCCGTCACGCGGTGCGCAAGGTGCTGCCCGCGGTCGGGGTGACGTTCGCCGCGATGACCGGGGCCAGCCTCGTCATCGTGTCTTCGCTGACCTTCCTCGGGATCGGCGTCGTCCCGCCGGACCCCACCTGGGGCGGACTCCTCGCCAGCGGATTGCAGTACCTCTACCAGGTTCCGTTCGGTCCCGTCGTCCCCGCGCTGCTGATCGTGGCGACCGTGTGGGCGCTCAATGCCATCGCCGACGCACTGCGGGACGCGACCGGCCGACCCGCACGACGCGCCCCCAGGAAAGAGGAGGTCACCTCGGATGTCCACTGA
- a CDS encoding MetQ/NlpA family ABC transporter substrate-binding protein produces the protein MKFSRTLALAAVPLMAALTACSGGSGDAGGDTVRIGTTEASDRSWEIFEDKAKDAGITLDVVNFSDYSQPNIALSQGQIDANLFQHLQFLGEYNTGADDDLTPIGATQIVPLGLYSQKHQSLADIPRGEEIAIPNDPSNQARALFVLKGAGLLTLTGDNPSPTPADIDANASKVKVTPVDAAQTALSLASVDGAIVNNTFLERSGIDPASALYKDDPSSPAAEPYINTFVTRSEDKDNATYLELVKIWHDPEIQAAVREESKGTSVEVERDGAQLQQILSRVEKGIRSAK, from the coding sequence GTGAAGTTCAGCCGTACCCTCGCCCTCGCCGCCGTTCCCCTCATGGCGGCACTGACAGCGTGCTCCGGTGGATCCGGCGACGCCGGCGGCGACACGGTCCGGATCGGCACCACCGAGGCCAGCGACCGTTCGTGGGAGATCTTCGAGGACAAGGCGAAGGACGCGGGCATCACGCTCGACGTCGTGAACTTCTCCGACTACTCGCAGCCGAACATCGCCCTGTCGCAGGGGCAGATCGACGCCAACCTCTTCCAGCACCTGCAGTTCCTCGGCGAGTACAACACCGGCGCCGACGACGACCTCACCCCGATCGGCGCCACCCAGATCGTGCCACTCGGCCTGTACTCGCAGAAGCACCAGAGCCTGGCCGACATTCCCCGGGGCGAGGAGATCGCGATCCCCAACGACCCCAGCAACCAGGCCCGGGCCCTGTTCGTGCTGAAGGGCGCAGGCCTGCTCACGCTGACCGGCGACAACCCGTCCCCCACCCCGGCCGACATCGACGCGAACGCGTCCAAGGTGAAGGTGACCCCCGTCGACGCCGCCCAGACGGCGCTGTCACTCGCCTCCGTCGACGGCGCGATCGTCAACAACACGTTCCTCGAGCGTTCGGGCATCGACCCCGCATCGGCTCTCTACAAGGACGACCCGTCGAGCCCCGCCGCCGAGCCGTACATCAACACGTTCGTCACCCGCTCGGAGGACAAGGACAACGCGACGTACCTCGAACTCGTGAAGATCTGGCACGACCCCGAAATCCAGGCCGCCGTGCGGGAGGAGTCGAAGGGAACGTCCGTCGAGGTCGAGCGCGACGGTGCCCAGCTCCAGCAGATCCTGTCGCGGGTCGAAAAGGGAATTCGTTCGGCGAAGTAG
- a CDS encoding ABC transporter substrate-binding protein — MSKKSRRIAGAVILGVIVGLVATACGGGSSSNGAEVKWAFNLPTSWDPVTSRTGNDINTISLAYASLTRLDAEGNVEPSLAESWKYNADGTAVTFSLRDGLTFSDGTALDSQAVKAFFDRGKTQDDSFLRDQLAGVTEVTADSATDVTLHLADADYQIPYLVAGRTGAIASPTAAADPQKLSVWPVGAGPFTITDFVAEDHAYFEKNPNYWDAENIHIDHFELSVAPDPATLVAGVQSGSIDFATLPALQSKEAEAAGLDVTVKPSLAANDVSINLNKAPFDNPKIVEAFRYAFDRQAFVDVITNGLGSTTSQPFPDGYLAFNPEIEKIWNYDPDKASRLLTEAGYAPGQLSIEITAQSAATNRAELVQSQLKKIGVESTIKVVPPGSSTWQSEVYIAKNPQLATDGTIGRESPVQNLLAVYGPEGIMNLSGPHASPEFTAALDTVRRTPLEDPEYKPRLWQAVKVGVEQSPTNYLFSNPWIIVSNPDLKNLNILPSQVRWEGVTVS; from the coding sequence GTGAGCAAGAAGAGCCGGCGGATCGCCGGCGCCGTAATACTCGGAGTGATCGTCGGTCTCGTCGCCACCGCATGCGGCGGTGGCAGCAGCTCGAACGGCGCCGAGGTCAAGTGGGCGTTCAACCTCCCCACTTCCTGGGACCCGGTGACGAGCCGGACCGGAAACGACATCAACACCATCAGCCTCGCGTATGCGTCGCTGACCCGGCTCGACGCCGAGGGCAACGTCGAACCGTCGCTCGCCGAGAGCTGGAAGTACAACGCCGACGGCACCGCGGTGACGTTCAGCCTGCGTGACGGTCTGACGTTCTCCGACGGGACCGCCCTCGATTCGCAGGCGGTGAAGGCATTCTTCGACCGGGGTAAGACCCAGGACGATTCGTTCCTGCGCGATCAGCTCGCCGGCGTCACCGAGGTTACGGCGGACAGCGCCACCGACGTCACGCTGCACCTGGCCGACGCCGACTACCAGATCCCGTACCTGGTCGCCGGGCGCACCGGTGCGATCGCCAGCCCGACGGCGGCCGCCGACCCGCAGAAGCTCAGCGTGTGGCCGGTCGGAGCGGGTCCGTTCACGATCACCGATTTCGTCGCCGAGGATCACGCGTACTTCGAGAAGAACCCGAACTACTGGGACGCCGAGAACATCCACATCGACCACTTCGAACTCAGCGTCGCCCCGGACCCGGCCACCCTCGTCGCCGGTGTCCAGTCCGGCTCCATCGACTTCGCGACGCTGCCCGCGCTGCAGTCCAAGGAAGCCGAGGCCGCCGGTCTCGACGTGACCGTGAAGCCGTCGCTCGCCGCGAACGACGTGTCCATCAACCTCAACAAGGCGCCGTTCGACAACCCGAAGATCGTCGAGGCGTTCCGGTACGCATTCGACCGCCAGGCGTTCGTCGACGTCATCACGAACGGGCTGGGGAGCACCACCAGCCAGCCGTTCCCCGACGGGTACCTCGCGTTCAACCCGGAGATCGAGAAGATCTGGAACTACGACCCCGACAAGGCATCTCGTCTCCTCACCGAGGCGGGCTACGCGCCCGGGCAGTTGTCGATCGAGATCACGGCGCAGTCGGCGGCCACCAACCGTGCGGAACTCGTGCAGTCGCAGCTGAAGAAGATCGGCGTCGAGTCCACGATCAAGGTGGTCCCACCCGGGTCGTCGACGTGGCAGAGCGAGGTCTACATCGCGAAGAACCCGCAGCTGGCCACGGACGGCACCATCGGACGTGAGTCCCCGGTGCAGAACCTGCTCGCCGTCTACGGTCCGGAAGGCATCATGAACCTCAGCGGCCCGCACGCGTCGCCGGAGTTCACCGCCGCACTCGACACCGTGCGCCGCACCCCGCTCGAGGACCCGGAGTACAAGCCGCGGTTGTGGCAGGCCGTCAAGGTCGGTGTCGAACAGTCGCCGACGAACTACCTCTTCAGCAACCCGTGGATCATCGTGTCCAACCCGGATCTGAAGAACCTCAACATCCTGCCGTCCCAGGTTCGCTGGGAAGGCGTCACGGTCTCGTGA
- a CDS encoding LLM class flavin-dependent oxidoreductase, with product MTRRQLKLGAVLTPTGGPGHPYTWLDPEIPGDASVDIDWYIEYARLAEQARFDLVFIVDSQFITPDSPPHYLNRLEPLTLLSALAVATEHIGLVGTLTTSFNQPFNLARRFASLDLISRGRAGWNVVTSGDSGTAGNYGLEEHYDYATRYGRALEHVEVVKALWDSYEDDAFPRDRDARRFLDPDKLHTLDHRGEHFSVVGPLNIERSRQGRPVIFQAGDSDQGRDLGARIADGIFTHAPSFEAGAAFYADIKTRAAAYGRAPEDIVVLPGVNVTVGDTDADAREIERATQLADNDFGRSLRELGRPFGWHDFQQYDLDAPFPTEALQHAERSFYTQAKKITDLAVGRGLTLRQTVEALSAPKTSPFTGSAETVANELQRWLDGHALDGINIHIGHPAQFRRFVDEVLPILRERGVVREDYEQDTLRGNLGLPFAENRYTRARSEGIDPAPLPGTAASLSASV from the coding sequence ATGACGAGACGGCAACTGAAATTGGGAGCTGTCCTCACCCCCACGGGTGGTCCCGGGCACCCGTACACCTGGCTGGATCCGGAGATCCCCGGCGACGCCAGCGTCGACATCGACTGGTACATCGAGTACGCGCGTCTGGCGGAGCAGGCGCGGTTCGACCTCGTGTTCATCGTCGACAGCCAGTTCATCACCCCCGATTCGCCCCCGCACTACCTGAACCGGCTCGAGCCGCTGACCCTGCTGTCGGCGCTCGCCGTGGCCACCGAGCACATCGGACTCGTCGGCACCCTGACCACGTCGTTCAACCAGCCGTTCAACCTCGCGCGACGGTTCGCGTCCCTCGACCTGATCAGCCGCGGCCGCGCCGGCTGGAACGTCGTCACCAGTGGCGACTCGGGCACCGCCGGAAACTACGGCCTCGAGGAGCATTACGACTACGCCACCCGCTACGGCCGGGCACTCGAACACGTCGAGGTAGTCAAGGCGCTGTGGGATTCGTACGAGGACGACGCGTTCCCGCGCGACCGGGACGCCCGCCGCTTCCTCGACCCGGACAAGCTGCACACCCTCGACCACCGGGGCGAGCACTTCTCGGTGGTGGGCCCGCTCAACATCGAACGCTCACGGCAGGGCCGGCCGGTGATCTTCCAGGCCGGCGACTCCGACCAGGGCCGCGACCTCGGAGCGCGCATCGCCGACGGGATCTTCACCCACGCACCCAGTTTCGAGGCGGGAGCGGCGTTCTACGCGGACATCAAGACCCGCGCCGCGGCGTACGGGCGCGCCCCCGAGGACATCGTGGTCCTGCCGGGCGTCAACGTCACCGTGGGCGACACCGACGCCGATGCCCGCGAGATCGAGCGCGCGACCCAGCTGGCGGACAACGACTTCGGCAGGTCTCTGCGGGAACTCGGCCGGCCGTTCGGCTGGCACGACTTCCAGCAGTACGACCTCGACGCGCCGTTCCCCACCGAGGCCTTGCAGCACGCCGAGCGGAGCTTCTACACGCAGGCGAAGAAGATCACCGACCTCGCCGTCGGCCGCGGGCTGACGCTGCGGCAGACCGTCGAGGCGCTCAGCGCGCCGAAGACGTCGCCGTTCACCGGCAGCGCCGAGACCGTCGCGAACGAACTGCAGCGCTGGCTGGACGGTCACGCCCTCGACGGCATCAACATCCACATCGGTCACCCGGCGCAGTTTCGCCGCTTCGTCGACGAGGTGCTGCCGATCCTGCGTGAGCGCGGTGTGGTCCGGGAGGACTACGAACAGGACACCCTGCGCGGCAACCTCGGCCTGCCCTTCGCGGAGAACCGCTACACCCGTGCGCGGAGTGAGGGAATCGATCCCGCCCCGCTTCCCGGCACCGCCGCGTCGCTGTCCGCGAGCGTCTGA
- a CDS encoding methionine ABC transporter ATP-binding protein, whose protein sequence is MAPIVRFESVTKTFQAGKQTLTAVDDVDLTIERGEIFGVIGYSGAGKSTLVRLINGLERPTGGRIVVDDVDITALPESKLRHVRAEIGMIFQQFNLFRSRTVAGNVAYPLVVAGWPRQKRRERVAELLAFVGLSDKARAYPDQLSGGQKQRVGIARALATSPDLLLADESTSALDPETTQDVLRLLRKVNRELGVTIVVITHEMDVVRAVADRVAVLAEGRVVELGTVFDVFSEPQTPASKSFVSTILRNRPDAADLDRLRARFGGRIVTADVRDGSRIGDVLSDAGGHGVRFEIVYGGITTLQDRSFGSLTLELVGPDDGVDDVIRRLRAVTDVEEVPA, encoded by the coding sequence ATGGCACCGATCGTCCGATTCGAATCCGTCACCAAGACCTTTCAGGCCGGAAAGCAGACTCTCACCGCCGTCGACGACGTCGATCTCACCATCGAACGAGGTGAGATCTTCGGCGTCATCGGCTACTCGGGCGCCGGGAAGAGCACACTGGTCCGGCTGATCAACGGCCTGGAACGACCCACCGGTGGGCGCATCGTCGTCGACGACGTCGACATCACCGCGCTGCCGGAATCGAAACTCCGGCACGTGCGCGCGGAGATCGGCATGATCTTCCAGCAGTTCAACCTGTTCCGCTCCCGCACCGTCGCCGGGAACGTGGCCTACCCCCTCGTCGTGGCGGGCTGGCCGCGGCAGAAGCGCCGCGAACGCGTCGCCGAACTGCTCGCGTTCGTCGGCCTGTCCGACAAGGCGCGGGCCTACCCCGACCAGCTGTCCGGCGGGCAGAAGCAGCGGGTCGGGATCGCCCGGGCGCTGGCGACGTCGCCGGACCTGCTGCTCGCCGACGAGTCCACCAGCGCCCTGGACCCGGAGACCACGCAGGACGTCCTCCGCCTGCTCCGCAAGGTCAACCGGGAACTCGGCGTCACCATCGTGGTGATCACACACGAAATGGACGTCGTGCGGGCCGTCGCCGATCGCGTCGCCGTCCTCGCGGAGGGCCGCGTCGTGGAACTCGGCACCGTGTTCGACGTCTTCTCGGAACCGCAGACGCCGGCGTCGAAGAGTTTCGTCAGCACGATCCTGCGCAACCGCCCCGACGCCGCCGACCTGGACCGGCTCCGCGCACGCTTCGGCGGCCGGATCGTCACCGCCGACGTGCGGGACGGCAGCCGCATCGGCGACGTCCTCTCCGATGCCGGCGGGCACGGCGTCCGCTTCGAGATCGTCTACGGCGGCATCACCACCCTGCAGGACCGCTCGTTCGGCAGTCTCACGCTCGAACTCGTCGGCCCGGACGACGGCGTCGACGACGTGATCCGCCGGTTGCGGGCCGTCACCGACGTCGAGGAAGTACCGGCATGA
- a CDS encoding ABC transporter permease — protein sequence MTTADIEAAGTGRTFALPVHAGALGTAARVVLGTVLIVVPVFLFSTLITFLLGAASGLNPAAGIAGDAATPETIARINAEFGLDKPVWQQYVDWMSSMLSGDLGVSWFSKIPVSELIGERLAVSASIAGVALVIGLVLGVGLGVLAAVYKGSLLDRAITAYTSVASTLPPFVISIGLILVFSVGLHWLPSAGYVPPDENFGRWLSLIIMPAIALSMDVVADIARQLRTGLVAELDQNYVTGAVVRGIGPSRILFVHALRNGSGPALSILGMKIPTLIGGAVVMETMFSMPGFGRLAADSALRGDVPIVQGTLVVAIVFVLFCNIVVNIAQSVLQPATKRRD from the coding sequence GTGACCACCGCAGACATCGAGGCCGCAGGCACCGGGAGGACATTCGCTCTCCCGGTGCATGCGGGCGCGCTCGGCACGGCAGCGCGGGTCGTGCTCGGCACCGTGCTGATCGTGGTCCCGGTCTTCCTGTTCTCCACCCTGATCACGTTCCTGCTCGGTGCGGCCAGCGGGCTGAATCCGGCCGCCGGCATCGCCGGTGACGCCGCGACCCCGGAGACGATCGCCCGGATCAACGCCGAGTTCGGGCTGGACAAGCCGGTCTGGCAGCAGTATGTCGACTGGATGTCGAGCATGCTGAGCGGCGACCTCGGTGTCTCGTGGTTCAGCAAGATCCCGGTCAGCGAGTTGATCGGTGAACGGCTCGCCGTCAGCGCTTCCATCGCCGGTGTCGCGCTGGTCATCGGACTCGTCCTCGGTGTCGGGCTCGGGGTGCTGGCTGCCGTCTACAAGGGCAGCCTGCTCGACCGGGCGATCACGGCCTACACGTCGGTGGCGTCGACGCTGCCGCCGTTCGTCATCTCCATCGGACTGATCCTCGTCTTCAGCGTCGGGCTGCACTGGCTGCCGTCGGCCGGATACGTCCCGCCGGACGAGAACTTCGGCCGCTGGCTGTCGCTGATCATCATGCCCGCGATCGCGCTGAGCATGGACGTCGTCGCCGACATCGCGCGGCAACTCCGCACCGGACTGGTCGCGGAACTGGATCAGAACTACGTCACCGGCGCGGTGGTGCGGGGCATCGGTCCGTCACGGATCCTGTTCGTGCACGCCCTGCGCAACGGCAGCGGTCCCGCACTGTCGATCCTGGGCATGAAGATCCCCACGCTCATCGGCGGCGCCGTCGTGATGGAGACCATGTTCTCGATGCCCGGCTTCGGTCGGCTCGCCGCCGATTCGGCGCTGCGCGGGGACGTTCCCATCGTCCAGGGAACGCTCGTCGTGGCGATCGTGTTCGTGCTGTTCTGCAACATCGTCGTCAACATCGCCCAGAGCGTCCTGCAGCCGGCCACCAAGCGGAGAGACTGA
- a CDS encoding ABC transporter ATP-binding protein — protein sequence MSTDTLDATSARETTRPRRPVLTVSDLRIALDDGTELVRGVDFSLAPGEALGIVGESGSGKSLTCRAILGILPGGIDVTAGSIDFDGIELTDLGRKQWRPLRGTRIAAVFQDPASYLNPSIRVGEQLAEALRSTLGLSRADAKRRGLELFRKMGLTDADTVYRQYPHELSGGMLQRVLIAIAVSAEPELLIADEATTALDVTVQAEVLDLLEDLREELGLALVLVSHDLAVVAQVCDSVIVMRDGAVVESGRAEDLLTAPRHEYTRQLVDNHREYGLESFTGQEAARV from the coding sequence ATGTCCACTGACACACTCGATGCCACTTCGGCGCGGGAGACCACGCGCCCCCGCAGGCCGGTGCTCACCGTCAGCGATCTACGGATCGCCCTCGACGACGGAACCGAACTGGTCCGCGGCGTCGACTTCTCCCTCGCGCCCGGCGAGGCGCTCGGGATCGTCGGCGAATCGGGAAGCGGAAAATCGCTGACCTGCCGTGCCATCCTCGGAATCCTGCCCGGCGGAATCGACGTCACCGCAGGCTCGATCGACTTCGACGGCATCGAACTCACCGACCTCGGGCGCAAACAGTGGCGACCCCTGCGCGGCACCCGCATCGCCGCAGTGTTCCAAGACCCGGCGTCCTACCTGAACCCGTCCATCCGCGTGGGCGAACAACTCGCCGAGGCACTCCGGTCCACGCTCGGACTGTCCCGCGCCGACGCCAAGCGACGCGGGCTCGAACTGTTCCGGAAGATGGGCCTGACCGACGCGGACACCGTGTACCGCCAGTACCCGCACGAACTGTCCGGGGGCATGCTCCAGCGGGTGCTCATCGCGATCGCGGTCTCCGCGGAGCCGGAACTCCTGATCGCGGACGAGGCGACCACCGCTCTCGACGTCACCGTCCAGGCCGAGGTCCTCGACCTCCTCGAGGACCTGCGCGAAGAACTGGGCCTCGCCCTCGTCCTGGTCTCCCACGACCTCGCGGTGGTGGCCCAGGTCTGCGACAGCGTGATCGTCATGCGGGACGGCGCCGTCGTCGAGTCCGGGCGGGCGGAAGACCTGCTCACCGCGCCGCGGCACGAGTACACCCGCCAACTCGTCGACAACCATCGCGAATACGGCCTCGAGTCGTTCACCGGGCAGGAGGCCGCCCGTGTCTGA